In Rhinoraja longicauda isolate Sanriku21f chromosome 6, sRhiLon1.1, whole genome shotgun sequence, the following proteins share a genomic window:
- the LOC144594670 gene encoding WAP, Kazal, immunoglobulin, Kunitz and NTR domain-containing protein 2-like, with protein sequence MRHRSLSPAAAMKRFLLAALLLPLLLPPAALGVPATRIKYSHAGICPNEMTPSLWVDAQSTCSRECETDQDCETFEKCCPNVCGSRSCVASRYMALKGRRGPAALPRGASCDRFMCAQQGSECDVWDGQPVCMCRDRCEKEPRFTCASDGLTYYNKCYMDAEACGKGITLTVVTCTHRLAGGTSSPLPPHTTAASNTTTTTAGDPGPATLTTRPGPLTTTAVAGVLAPALLATPARQSIYAGGTVSFLCAVSGRPRPDISWERQRADGPNVVLRPNHVQGNMVVTNIGQLVIYSARTHDAGTYTCTARNAGGAVSAHFPLSVIKRAALQAPTSAGNHPHNASLPAATLPARECSRRPEDRRCAEPRPRWYYDARKNNCFTFGYCGGGGGSGFASYETCMGSCMNEPVNACGLPALQGGCRVWEPRWAYSGLHRQCQPFIYGGCGGNENNFESRETCEEICPYPRSQQCKACKPRFKIVTSFCKSDYVIVGRMSELAEEADSGRALFTVDRVLKDEKMGLQFFGSEVLEITLLNMDWSCPCPNMTTEDGPLIVMGDVHNGMATLQPHSFVKTVNEKRIKKLAEVKEKKTCDLLRELTGLQ encoded by the exons ATGAGACATAGGTCGCTCTCACCGGCCGCAGCCATGAAGCGATTCCTCCTGGCGGCCCTTCTGCTGCCGCTGCTGTTGCCGCCGGCCGCCCTGGGTGTGCCTGCCACACGGATCAAGTACTCGCACGCCGGCATCTGCCCCAACGAGATGACCCCCAGCCTGTGGGTGGACGCGCAGAGTACCTGCTCCCGGGAGTGTGAGACGGACCAG GACTGCGAGACCTTCGAGAAGTGCTGCCCCAACGTGTGCGGCTCCCGCAGCTGCGTGGCGTCCCGCTACATGGCGCTGAAGGGGCGCAGGGGTCCGGCGGCCTTGCCCCGCGGCGCCAGCTGTGACCGCTTCATGTGCGCCCAGCAGGGCTCCGAGTGCGACGTGTGGGACGGGCAGCCGGTGTGCATGTGCCGCGACCGCTGCGAGAAGGAGCCGCGCTTTACCTGCGCGTCGGACGGCCTGACCTACTACAACAAGTGCTACATGGACGCCGAGGCGTGCGGCAAGGGCATCACGCTGACGGTGGTCACCTGCACCCACCGCCTGGCGGGCGGCACCTCCAGCCCGCTGCCGCCCCACACCACCGCCGCCTCCAACACCACGACCACCACGGCCGGAGACCCCGGCCCCGCCACCCTGACCACCCGCCCCGGCCCGCTCACCACCACGGCCGTCGCCGGAGTGCTGGCCCCGGCCCTGCTCGCCACGCCCGCCCGCCAGTCCATCTACGCGGGCGGCACGGTGAGCTTCCTGTGCGCCGTGAGCGGGCGGCCGAGGCCCGACATCAGCTGGGAGCGGCAGCGCGCCGACGGCCCCAACGTTGTGCTGCGGCCTAACCACGTGCAGGGCAACATGGTGGTGACCAACATCGGCCAGCTGGTCATCTACAGCGCGCGCACGCACGACGCGGGCACGTACACGTGCACGGCGCGCAACGCGGGCGGTGCCGTCAGCGCGCACTTCCCCCTCTCCGTCATCAAGCGCGCCGCGTTGCAGGCGCCCACTTCCGCCGGAAACCACCCGCACAACGCCTCGCTTCCGGCCGCGACGCTTCCGGCGCGCGAGTGCTCCCGGCGGCCGGAGGACCGACGCTGCGCCGAGCCGCGGCCGCGCTGGTACTACGACGCCAGGAAGAACAACTGCTTCACCTTCGGCTactgcggcggcggcggcggcagcggcttCGCCAGCTACGAGACGTGCATGGGCAGCTGCATGAACGAGCCGGTCAACGCCTGCGGCCTACCAGCGCTGCAGGGCGGCTGCAGGGTGTGGGAGCCGcgctgggcctacagcggcctgcaCCGCCAGTGCCAGCCCTTCATCTACGGCGGCTGCGGCGGCAACGAGAACAACTTCGAGAGCAGGGAGACGTGCGAGGAGATCTGCCCCTACCCCCGCAGCCAGCAGTGCAAGGCCTGCAAGCCGCGCTTCAAGATCGTCACCAGCTTCTGCAAGAGCGACTACGTGATCGTGGGCCGCATGAGCGAGCTGGCCGAGGAGGCCGACTCCGGCCGCGCCCTCTTCACCGTCGACCGGGTACTGAAGGACGAGAAGATGGGCCTGCAGTTCTTCGGCAGCGAGGTGCTGGAGATCACGCTGCTCAACATGGACTGGAGCTGCCCCTGCCCCAACATGACCACCGAGGATGGGCCGCTGATCGTCATGGGCGACGTCCACAACGGCATGGCCACCCTGCAACCGCACAGCTTCGTCAAGACGGTCAACGAGAAGCGCATTAAGAAGCTGGCCGAAGTCAAGGAGAAGAAGACGTGCGACCTGCTGCGCGAGTTGACGGGGCTTCAGTAG